The Bos javanicus breed banteng chromosome 11, ARS-OSU_banteng_1.0, whole genome shotgun sequence genome includes a window with the following:
- the C11H2orf50 gene encoding uncharacterized protein C2orf50 homolog encodes MGSRPTPGLQRTTSAEYRLPSTRPPASVPSTAPGGPVVGRGPTGGPQAPKAKRSALGSDGVQRDQLWRELLEVERRSQQRWAQNWSFLKDYDPMGNKKEPVKLPDHVPRFSDTVPNSTNRAVGSRVDTPLGKTLIGLDFFFVEGARKKKLEEELQPI; translated from the exons ATGGGAAGCCGCCccactcctgggctccagagaacTACATCAGCTGAGTACCGACTGCCTTCAACCAGGCCTCCAGCCTCAGTCCCGTCCACTGCCCCAGGAGGCCCTGTGGTGGGCAGGGGTCCCACGGGTGGCCCCCAGGCCCCGAAGGCCAAGCGGTCAGCCCTGGGGTCTGATGGTGTGCAGCGGGACCAGCTGTGGAGGGAGCTGCTGGAGGTCGAGAGGAGGAGCCAGCAGCGCTG GGCTCAGAACTGGAGTTTCCTGAAAGACTATGACCCCATG GGCAACAAGAAGGAGCCCGTGAAGCTGCCAGACCATGTGCCTCGCTTCTCTGACACTGTCCCCAATTCCACGAACCGGGCCGTGGGCAGCCGGGTGGACACGCCTCTGGGGAAAACCCTCATCGGCCTTGACTTCTTCTTCGTGGAAGGAGCCCGGAAGAAGAAGCTGGAAGAGGAGCTGCAGCCCATCTAA